A genomic segment from Falsibacillus pallidus encodes:
- a CDS encoding DUF6449 domain-containing protein has translation MSSKISWINKELLKQINRSIGWVGIIYLLALLFALPLEILMLSSRDEQGYYRQFKNLFEINADLLMLITIIVPIGLSIFLFRYLQVKQTSDLIHSLPMKREKIFYHYSIAGILYLIIPVLLTGVVLLIQYGVLDVSMYYQPEEVFIWMGITSLINIVLFTAGAFVGMLTGLSAVQGVLTYIFVVFPAGILILFSVNLKYFLLGFPREYFMNKEIEKYSPLTRQVSFGQHLLSGKEVIFYIIIAIILYFASLWIYKKRKLEGVSQALAFPFLKPIFKYCVSFCVMMLGGAYFGAMQDTWPWIVFGYAAGALVGYILAEMLIQKSWRITFHWKGLGIYIAAMLVLGLLIHFDVFHYEKKLPEASKVERVHISQGYYDYLRGNDYTEIERPRYLAGRENIKNVIALHKAIVSHPSSRIIPPEKSRSVFIAYELKNGKKLVREYRIEKDSFKNQLSDIYSSEEYKKTRYDVLNVDNGMAEKITFSFEGPFNRKASVTEPEKISKLMELIKSDILNQSYEDMENSEDSPYQINILLNNDKTIYVPLSKNYSTLINYLKQEKIFQEIELKPEDISSIMVAKDSDFNKFSGDKSLEQRFEEMTKEGKVVKIDAESEIKQMIDDALWSSGQQYVVAIHYKGVNDLDIRWIGKNGIPERIIAELK, from the coding sequence ATGTCATCAAAAATATCATGGATTAATAAGGAATTACTGAAACAAATCAACCGCAGCATCGGATGGGTAGGGATCATCTATCTGCTGGCACTCCTATTTGCACTGCCGCTTGAAATTTTGATGCTGTCCTCCAGGGATGAACAGGGTTATTACAGGCAATTCAAGAACCTATTTGAAATCAACGCCGACTTGCTAATGCTGATTACTATCATCGTGCCTATCGGTCTATCAATCTTTTTGTTCCGTTATTTGCAAGTTAAGCAGACGTCTGACTTGATTCACAGTCTGCCAATGAAAAGGGAAAAAATATTCTATCATTATTCCATTGCAGGAATTCTTTATTTAATCATTCCTGTTCTTCTAACTGGTGTAGTGTTACTGATTCAATATGGCGTGCTGGATGTCAGCATGTACTACCAGCCGGAAGAAGTTTTCATCTGGATGGGAATCACGAGCTTGATCAATATCGTATTATTCACGGCGGGTGCCTTCGTCGGGATGCTTACGGGATTATCTGCAGTACAGGGGGTCCTTACGTATATATTTGTTGTGTTCCCTGCTGGAATATTAATTTTATTCAGTGTCAACCTAAAATACTTTCTCCTTGGATTCCCAAGAGAATATTTCATGAACAAAGAAATTGAAAAGTATTCTCCACTTACAAGGCAAGTGAGTTTCGGTCAGCACCTTTTAAGTGGAAAAGAAGTCATCTTTTATATCATCATTGCGATTATCCTATACTTTGCCTCTTTATGGATCTATAAAAAGAGAAAGTTGGAAGGGGTGTCCCAAGCGCTGGCATTCCCATTCTTAAAGCCTATATTCAAGTACTGTGTATCCTTTTGTGTCATGATGCTTGGAGGCGCTTATTTCGGCGCGATGCAGGACACATGGCCATGGATTGTATTCGGCTATGCAGCTGGTGCATTGGTTGGCTATATACTGGCAGAAATGCTGATTCAAAAATCGTGGAGAATCACATTCCATTGGAAAGGCTTAGGGATATACATCGCTGCTATGCTGGTATTAGGTTTATTGATCCACTTCGACGTCTTCCACTATGAAAAGAAATTGCCGGAAGCTTCAAAAGTTGAAAGGGTTCATATCAGTCAAGGGTATTATGATTACCTTCGGGGGAATGACTACACTGAAATCGAAAGACCTCGATATTTAGCTGGTAGAGAAAATATCAAGAATGTCATTGCGCTGCATAAAGCCATTGTTTCTCATCCGAGCAGCCGCATCATTCCACCAGAAAAAAGCCGTTCGGTGTTTATTGCCTACGAGTTGAAAAATGGCAAAAAGCTTGTCAGGGAATATCGTATTGAAAAGGATTCATTTAAGAATCAACTCTCTGATATCTATTCATCAGAAGAGTATAAGAAAACTAGATATGACGTGTTGAATGTGGACAATGGAATGGCTGAAAAAATCACATTCTCCTTTGAAGGACCGTTCAATCGCAAAGCTTCTGTAACGGAGCCTGAAAAAATAAGTAAACTAATGGAGCTTATCAAATCAGATATACTGAACCAATCCTATGAGGACATGGAAAACTCTGAGGATAGTCCATATCAAATCAATATTTTATTAAATAACGATAAAACGATCTATGTACCTTTATCAAAAAATTACAGCACTCTAATAAATTATTTGAAGCAAGAAAAAATCTTTCAGGAAATTGAATTAAAGCCAGAAGATATTTCGTCCATTATGGTGGCGAAAGACAGCGACTTTAACAAGTTCAGCGGAGATAAATCACTAGAGCAGCGATTCGAAGAAATGACTAAAGAAGGAAAAGTGGTAAAAATCGATGCCGAGTCTGAAATAAAACAGATGATTGATGACGCCCTATGGAGCAGCGGCCAACAATATGTAGTCGCCATTCATTATAAAGGTGTCAACGACCTGGATATTCGCTGGATCGGTAAAAATGGAATACCGGAAAGAATTATCGCGGAATTAAAATAA
- a CDS encoding RNA polymerase sigma factor translates to MGCLKPITISFEEMYEQYHKLVYQIGYRIIRDAALAEDILQETFLKAFKKCHSVEDESKIGSWLSSIAARTAIDFLRKEKRLNETIVEDIEPWKHQDIRLELVENEVEALILKTELKKCILSLPDSQQEVMILRIQYGMKESEIAEKLQLNPATVKTRIYRARKYLREIIELEFSA, encoded by the coding sequence ATGGGCTGCCTTAAGCCAATCACCATCAGCTTTGAAGAAATGTATGAACAATACCATAAGCTTGTCTACCAGATCGGATATAGAATCATCCGTGATGCTGCACTGGCAGAAGACATCCTGCAAGAAACTTTTCTCAAGGCGTTTAAAAAATGTCATTCGGTAGAAGATGAGAGTAAAATCGGCTCATGGCTTTCCTCCATTGCTGCCCGCACTGCCATCGATTTTCTTCGAAAAGAAAAGAGGTTGAATGAAACGATCGTGGAAGACATTGAACCGTGGAAACATCAGGATATCCGGCTTGAATTGGTAGAAAATGAAGTTGAGGCACTCATTCTTAAAACAGAACTGAAGAAATGCATCTTGAGCCTCCCAGATAGCCAGCAGGAAGTAATGATTCTCCGCATTCAATATGGTATGAAGGAGAGCGAAATTGCAGAAAAACTGCAATTGAATCCAGCAACCGTCAAAACGAGGATTTACAGGGCAAGGAAATATTTGAGAGAAATCATAGAATTAGAGTTTTCCGCGTGA
- a CDS encoding MBL fold metallo-hydrolase, whose translation MNTEKDNDFSETHLPFTSISSGDGLAILPDLYVLPVQIANIIMIGNPDDSDHFVLVDAGMPHSHKMIIEACENRFGSDCKPKGIILTHGHFDHVGALAALCEHWGVPVFAHKDETPYLDGRKDYLPPDPTVNGGLVTEFSHFFPYHGINISRNLHPLPKDGSIPILGNWKWIHTPGHTPGHISLFREADKTLIAGDAFVTVKQESLYKVLVQETEFSGPPKYFTTDWKAAERSVKKLHSLHPRLAVCGHGLPVYEDELETGLAELAVSFKEIAVPKNGKYVH comes from the coding sequence ATGAATACTGAAAAAGACAATGACTTTTCTGAAACACATTTGCCCTTCACAAGTATTTCAAGCGGAGATGGCCTTGCAATTCTGCCTGATCTTTATGTCCTTCCCGTTCAAATTGCCAACATCATTATGATAGGCAATCCAGATGATTCAGACCATTTTGTTCTGGTGGACGCGGGAATGCCGCATTCACATAAAATGATCATCGAAGCCTGTGAAAATAGATTTGGCTCTGATTGTAAACCTAAAGGAATCATTTTGACACACGGCCATTTTGATCATGTAGGTGCCTTGGCAGCTTTATGCGAACATTGGGGTGTTCCTGTTTTTGCCCATAAAGACGAAACACCCTATCTGGATGGACGAAAGGATTATCTCCCGCCTGATCCAACTGTCAATGGCGGCCTTGTTACAGAGTTTTCTCATTTCTTTCCCTATCACGGAATCAATATATCGAGAAACCTCCATCCATTGCCTAAAGACGGCTCCATCCCAATCCTGGGAAATTGGAAATGGATCCACACTCCAGGTCATACGCCTGGCCATATTTCATTATTCCGGGAAGCGGATAAAACCCTTATCGCAGGCGACGCATTTGTAACCGTGAAACAAGAATCCCTCTATAAAGTACTTGTCCAGGAGACTGAATTCAGCGGACCTCCTAAGTATTTCACCACTGATTGGAAAGCTGCCGAAAGATCCGTCAAAAAACTGCATTCGCTTCATCCAAGACTTGCTGTGTGCGGACACGGCCTCCCGGTCTACGAGGATGAACTTGAAACAGGATTGGCAGAACTGGCTGTAAGCTTCAAAGAAATTGCCGTGCCGAAAAACGGAAAATATGTGCACTAA
- a CDS encoding rhomboid family intramembrane serine protease has translation MVFMRRESIKEFLALYPITALIVLLNTMVFLASLIIGFFADNNTAIYWGGISREGIEQGEYYRLITYAFLHDGIIHFASNMIFAILLAPYIEKILGRFIFILFFIAAILATPLYDIFYTNELSVGESGFGFALFGFYLFLVLFQKEFLDKDSRVTVIIFMSIGWIASFIITNINISGHVCGFAAGFLAALFTKNLRKSIQIKNTLQM, from the coding sequence ATGGTCTTTATGAGAAGAGAGTCAATAAAAGAATTTTTAGCGCTTTATCCGATTACTGCCCTAATAGTCTTACTGAACACAATGGTATTTTTGGCATCATTAATCATTGGATTTTTTGCCGACAATAATACCGCCATCTATTGGGGTGGGATTTCAAGGGAAGGGATTGAGCAAGGAGAGTATTATCGATTGATTACATATGCATTTTTACATGATGGAATTATTCACTTTGCATCAAACATGATATTTGCTATTCTATTAGCTCCATACATTGAAAAGATATTGGGAAGATTTATTTTTATACTATTCTTTATTGCTGCCATATTAGCAACTCCGTTATATGACATCTTTTATACCAATGAACTTTCTGTTGGAGAATCCGGTTTTGGCTTTGCCTTGTTCGGTTTCTATTTATTTCTCGTTTTGTTTCAGAAGGAATTTCTTGATAAAGATTCAAGAGTGACAGTCATTATCTTCATGTCCATCGGCTGGATCGCTTCTTTCATTATTACTAATATTAATATTTCTGGACATGTTTGCGGATTTGCTGCGGGATTTCTCGCAGCCCTTTTCACGAAAAACCTGCGAAAATCCATTCAAATCAAAAATACTCTGCAAATGTAG
- a CDS encoding GDYXXLXY domain-containing protein, whose product MKQLRFVQTGYLFGITLVLASIFYFFASNWQGMERLEKVILSLLLMVFMYAVSFILSKRVAKHPFLSNWSLVASAVSFGVSAALIGQVYNSHADSYWLFIVWLIPSLLLAAITRYQPFYILCFVLGHLAFLSLISPSGYDMGWSNSQEFFLYLALAGANLILFLCTYKRWIHSSFVLYASLILFNITAVYLTTVHEFHSLAWLMNLIYLLILGGAFYYFIKIKLEKGVLFILGAAAAGYVCAKGIELMAEFFQELFLFLQLGFSALLVFGAVLLLKYISTHPMNAFFRNVLIICVTFVATIFAVSAIIGLISLLTGNLNVTFLFFSALVVLVIPSLFFKWPPPVRYTMLSTGYAIQFLSAAFNEHIYYEWILLAVLLFGMMKIKVPGIQVMHFLLLNLTAFMLFRNWTHEFQYAGITFLVLNGLFYQLKIALKETRWTALGVAFGYFLALAMLNDIPIALYVIYNLFYFAAATAMVWFANRNQLVVEWYIAIIFWFLFVAYKYYDFAWDLLNKSLFFAIVGILFIVCSVLFDRKNVMDEGQKHFVKTKWPAILAVILLQIGIISYQGAANENLLKNGQLIKLSFAPVDPRSMMQGDYIQLHYRISVIPDIAQQIHKREKVKVVLRKGMGGYYEYSGYYEHNGEWNRPYKKLQGDVIINGRYDGWQNVTYGIETYFVPEKTGQNLQNENQAAFIRVSENGNAIIEKLEKE is encoded by the coding sequence ATGAAGCAGCTCAGGTTTGTGCAGACAGGATACTTATTTGGGATTACGCTTGTGCTCGCCAGCATTTTTTATTTTTTCGCTTCGAATTGGCAGGGGATGGAACGGTTGGAAAAGGTCATTTTAAGCCTTCTGCTGATGGTGTTCATGTATGCTGTATCATTTATCCTCAGTAAGCGGGTCGCAAAGCATCCTTTTTTAAGCAACTGGAGCCTTGTTGCTTCAGCTGTGTCCTTTGGGGTTTCAGCGGCCCTGATCGGCCAGGTTTATAACTCGCATGCAGACAGCTATTGGCTGTTCATAGTTTGGCTGATTCCATCGCTTCTACTGGCAGCTATTACCAGATATCAGCCATTTTATATTTTGTGTTTCGTTCTGGGTCATCTTGCTTTTTTGTCTTTAATATCGCCTTCCGGCTATGATATGGGATGGTCCAACTCCCAGGAGTTCTTTCTTTACCTGGCTTTAGCAGGAGCGAACCTGATTCTCTTCTTATGCACTTATAAAAGGTGGATTCATTCGAGCTTTGTCTTATATGCTTCCCTCATTTTATTTAATATCACTGCGGTATACTTGACCACGGTTCATGAATTCCATTCATTGGCGTGGCTGATGAATCTGATTTATCTTTTGATTCTTGGAGGAGCTTTTTATTATTTTATAAAGATTAAATTGGAAAAGGGCGTCTTGTTTATTTTAGGAGCGGCTGCGGCTGGATATGTATGCGCAAAAGGCATTGAACTAATGGCTGAATTTTTCCAGGAACTTTTCTTATTCCTTCAGCTTGGTTTTTCTGCTTTATTGGTTTTCGGAGCTGTTCTTCTGCTGAAATACATTAGCACACATCCGATGAATGCTTTTTTTCGGAATGTATTAATCATCTGCGTTACATTCGTCGCAACCATTTTTGCAGTGTCAGCCATCATAGGATTGATCTCCTTGCTGACGGGGAATTTGAACGTTACTTTTTTATTCTTCTCTGCACTGGTGGTGCTTGTGATCCCGTCTCTTTTCTTTAAATGGCCCCCGCCAGTCCGTTATACCATGCTTTCAACTGGGTATGCCATTCAGTTTTTATCTGCTGCTTTTAATGAGCATATTTATTATGAATGGATTCTGCTAGCCGTTCTGCTGTTTGGGATGATGAAGATAAAAGTACCCGGGATACAGGTTATGCATTTCTTGCTTCTCAATTTGACCGCATTTATGCTTTTCCGAAATTGGACGCATGAATTCCAGTATGCTGGGATTACATTCCTTGTTTTGAACGGGTTATTTTATCAATTGAAGATTGCTTTGAAAGAAACACGGTGGACTGCATTGGGGGTTGCCTTTGGTTACTTCCTTGCACTTGCCATGCTGAATGATATCCCGATTGCTTTATACGTGATCTACAATCTTTTTTATTTTGCGGCAGCGACAGCAATGGTCTGGTTTGCGAATAGGAATCAGCTGGTTGTGGAGTGGTACATTGCAATCATTTTCTGGTTTTTATTTGTTGCCTACAAATATTATGATTTTGCATGGGATTTATTGAATAAGTCTTTATTCTTTGCCATTGTAGGAATTCTGTTTATTGTATGTTCAGTGCTTTTTGATCGCAAGAATGTGATGGATGAGGGTCAGAAGCATTTCGTTAAAACAAAATGGCCGGCTATACTTGCCGTAATTCTCCTTCAAATTGGCATCATCAGCTATCAAGGGGCAGCCAATGAAAACCTGCTTAAAAACGGACAATTGATTAAGCTTTCATTCGCACCTGTCGATCCGAGGTCCATGATGCAGGGAGATTATATCCAGCTTCACTATCGAATTTCAGTCATTCCGGATATTGCACAGCAAATTCATAAAAGGGAAAAAGTGAAGGTTGTCCTCCGCAAGGGAATGGGAGGATATTATGAATATAGCGGTTATTACGAGCATAATGGAGAATGGAATCGCCCCTACAAAAAATTGCAGGGGGATGTCATCATCAATGGCCGCTATGACGGATGGCAAAACGTTACTTATGGAATTGAAACCTATTTCGTACCGGAGAAAACGGGCCAGAATTTGCAAAACGAAAATCAGGCTGCTTTTATACGTGTAAGCGAAAATGGGAATGCAATCATAGAAAAATTAGAAAAAGAATAA
- a CDS encoding DMT family transporter — translation MAKLYTALLTLSFIWGLSFVFIKWLSEFGGVWGTVFIRCLAGALIMLPLLYIKRKEIIKPIPWKSLIIVGVLNCGLPWGLIALSETTINSSTAAVLNALTPICTGLIGFAFFSTVLSKRQWIGIIIGFVGILVLMGGQIKALHGFHIVGVGTMLAATICYGSASQYTKHFLNGASIVLITAVSLLTGALIGLFGMIFSGSDIMVHAISKEVIFATVGLGCFGSGIATLLYFYIMKKAGPEFASTVTYIVPASAMIWGYVLLGETISLNLIIGLLIIFIGIVLTTKKNKKVTEQIAA, via the coding sequence ATGGCAAAATTATATACAGCATTATTAACATTGAGCTTCATTTGGGGATTATCGTTTGTTTTTATCAAATGGCTATCAGAATTCGGAGGCGTATGGGGAACTGTTTTTATACGCTGTCTGGCAGGTGCATTAATCATGCTGCCTCTTTTATATATCAAACGAAAAGAAATTATCAAACCGATACCATGGAAATCGCTGATCATTGTTGGTGTTTTAAACTGCGGGCTGCCCTGGGGCCTGATTGCATTGAGTGAAACGACGATCAACAGCAGTACTGCTGCTGTCTTGAATGCACTCACTCCTATTTGTACAGGGCTGATTGGCTTCGCCTTTTTTTCTACCGTCCTTTCGAAAAGGCAGTGGATTGGAATCATTATTGGATTTGTAGGCATTTTAGTGCTGATGGGAGGCCAAATCAAAGCATTACATGGATTTCATATTGTCGGAGTTGGAACGATGCTTGCTGCCACAATCTGCTACGGATCCGCCTCTCAATATACGAAACATTTTTTAAATGGGGCCAGCATTGTTTTGATTACAGCAGTCTCTCTTTTGACTGGTGCATTAATCGGACTCTTTGGAATGATTTTTTCTGGTTCAGACATAATGGTTCATGCTATTTCAAAAGAAGTGATTTTTGCCACGGTTGGGCTTGGCTGCTTTGGATCAGGGATTGCTACACTATTGTATTTTTATATCATGAAAAAAGCCGGACCCGAATTCGCTTCGACTGTAACGTACATCGTTCCAGCTTCCGCCATGATTTGGGGATATGTACTATTGGGTGAAACGATTTCTCTTAATTTAATCATCGGCTTACTCATCATTTTTATAGGCATCGTACTCACAACCAAGAAAAACAAAAAAGTCACCGAACAAATCGCTGCGTAA
- a CDS encoding topology modulation protein, with protein sequence MKKIMVVGISAGVGKSTFAKKIGDLLDIPVHHLDRHFWKPGWAQATFEEFRGAQEEILEHDRWIIEGNYTATYDMRAEQADTIIYLELPRYVCIYRVFKRFFKNIGRTRPDLGPDCKEKIDWPFLKFIWTTYYPRKAQMQKRFTAFQSLGKDKTIVELKNKKEIADYLQSLEKNIK encoded by the coding sequence GTGAAGAAAATTATGGTTGTAGGTATCAGTGCCGGGGTCGGCAAGTCGACATTTGCCAAAAAAATTGGAGACCTTTTGGATATTCCTGTCCATCATTTAGATAGGCACTTTTGGAAACCTGGCTGGGCGCAAGCTACATTTGAAGAGTTTAGGGGTGCACAGGAAGAAATCCTCGAGCACGATCGATGGATCATTGAAGGCAACTATACAGCTACATATGATATGAGGGCGGAGCAGGCAGATACCATCATTTATTTAGAATTGCCGAGGTATGTTTGTATCTATCGTGTCTTCAAGCGATTCTTTAAAAATATCGGGAGGACACGGCCTGATCTTGGACCAGACTGCAAAGAGAAGATTGATTGGCCATTTTTGAAATTCATTTGGACGACCTATTATCCGAGAAAAGCGCAAATGCAAAAGAGGTTCACTGCATTTCAATCCCTGGGTAAAGATAAAACGATCGTGGAATTGAAAAATAAAAAAGAAATTGCGGATTATTTACAATCGTTGGAGAAGAATATAAAATGA
- a CDS encoding FMN-dependent NADH-azoreductase, protein MAKVLYITAHPHDDTQSYSMAVGKAFIDSYKEANAGDEVVHIDLYNENIPQIDADVFSGWGKLQTGKGFEELSAEEQAKVGRLAELSEQFVAADKYVFVTPLWNFSFPPVMKAYLDSVAVAGKTFKYTQEGPVGLLTDKKAIHIQARGGIYSEGPAAGMEMGHRYLTVLMQFFGVPSFDGLFVEGHNAMPDKAEEIKADAIARAKEAAKSF, encoded by the coding sequence ATGGCTAAAGTTTTATACATCACAGCACATCCACACGATGACACTCAATCATACAGCATGGCGGTTGGGAAAGCATTCATTGATTCCTATAAAGAAGCAAACGCAGGCGATGAGGTTGTCCACATCGATCTATACAATGAAAACATCCCGCAAATTGATGCTGATGTATTCAGCGGATGGGGAAAACTTCAAACAGGAAAAGGCTTCGAAGAACTATCAGCTGAAGAGCAGGCAAAAGTCGGACGCTTGGCAGAATTGAGCGAACAATTCGTTGCTGCTGATAAATACGTTTTTGTCACTCCGCTTTGGAATTTCTCATTCCCGCCAGTGATGAAAGCATATCTTGATTCAGTTGCAGTTGCAGGCAAAACATTTAAGTACACACAGGAAGGTCCTGTTGGGTTGCTTACAGATAAAAAAGCAATCCATATCCAAGCACGCGGAGGCATTTACTCTGAAGGCCCTGCAGCTGGAATGGAAATGGGGCACCGCTATTTGACAGTCCTAATGCAATTCTTCGGTGTTCCATCCTTCGATGGTCTATTTGTAGAAGGACACAATGCAATGCCGGATAAAGCAGAAGAAATCAAAGCAGACGCTATTGCCCGCGCGAAAGAAGCAGCAAAATCATTCTAA
- a CDS encoding MFS transporter: protein MIAVQKKKGEASIFSKKQPSIWQNANFIILLFSGAVLAFGSKIYELALPLILYHVTNSPVVMSLMKGIEFLPNLLLAMFIGVFVDRSRKKAWSLWTVFLQIIILFVLFFSMRNGTPPLILFYVCGFFLMTCSYAFFNGRASIVKLALPTEMLTTANASFNFIFTFIGIMGPAITGLILMFSSLNSGILLTAVSFSIAFVILQFLKFDEAPSLAAREGFWREFKEGWIELYRNQTLWLITITVIFMNSTAGMVDTTIVFYAKDVMKLSDAELGLLLSFAGIGGLLGSLAIGRIRHKWRTGVIVTMSTLLTGLTYLMLFTNENYAWTASAILLNGFLGTISSVCIWTFRQESTPHHLIGRISGITGSVFKLSMPFAIFASGWISEISRPEVVFLIAFAGNLIIFLFCRFSALWKK, encoded by the coding sequence ATGATTGCTGTACAAAAGAAAAAAGGAGAGGCTTCAATATTCAGCAAAAAACAGCCCTCCATATGGCAAAATGCAAATTTTATCATCCTGTTGTTCTCAGGTGCAGTCCTTGCATTTGGTAGTAAAATCTATGAACTTGCCCTTCCCTTGATTTTATATCATGTGACGAATTCTCCGGTCGTCATGTCTCTTATGAAGGGAATCGAGTTTCTGCCGAATCTATTATTGGCTATGTTTATCGGTGTCTTTGTAGACCGTTCGCGAAAAAAAGCCTGGTCTCTTTGGACCGTATTTCTGCAAATCATCATTTTGTTCGTCCTATTTTTCTCAATGCGGAATGGTACACCCCCACTGATTTTGTTCTATGTATGCGGATTTTTTCTGATGACCTGCAGCTATGCTTTTTTCAACGGACGCGCAAGTATTGTAAAGCTTGCTCTCCCAACTGAAATGCTGACAACAGCGAACGCTTCTTTTAATTTCATTTTTACATTCATCGGAATTATGGGTCCTGCGATAACGGGGCTGATACTGATGTTTTCATCACTTAACTCCGGCATTCTTCTCACGGCGGTTTCGTTTTCGATTGCCTTTGTGATTCTGCAGTTTTTAAAATTTGATGAGGCTCCTTCTCTTGCAGCAAGGGAGGGGTTTTGGAGAGAATTTAAGGAAGGATGGATTGAACTTTACCGCAATCAAACCTTGTGGCTGATCACGATAACAGTGATTTTCATGAACTCGACTGCAGGCATGGTCGATACGACTATAGTCTTCTATGCTAAAGACGTGATGAAGCTCTCAGATGCTGAATTGGGACTTCTTCTCTCGTTTGCAGGAATCGGGGGACTGCTTGGAAGTTTGGCAATCGGCCGCATCAGGCATAAATGGAGAACGGGCGTCATTGTGACTATGTCAACGCTTCTTACTGGATTAACTTATCTGATGCTTTTTACAAATGAGAATTATGCCTGGACTGCATCTGCCATATTATTAAATGGCTTCCTTGGGACCATCAGTTCTGTCTGCATATGGACTTTCAGGCAGGAATCCACTCCCCATCATTTAATCGGGCGCATCAGCGGCATCACTGGTTCTGTCTTTAAGCTCAGTATGCCCTTTGCTATCTTTGCGTCTGGTTGGATCTCGGAAATATCACGGCCAGAGGTCGTCTTCCTGATTGCTTTTGCCGGCAACCTGATTATTTTTCTCTTCTGCCGGTTCAGTGCGCTTTGGAAAAAATAA